One window from the genome of Dongia rigui encodes:
- a CDS encoding amino acid ABC transporter permease, protein MTDMTDTPVIPGNRPSLPPPVTEAGVIGWLRHNLFASWFDAILTVAAIALLLYIIPPMVNWLFLSADWSFLPAVLTGEKAPQFLDCTSGGACWIFVRARFGQFIFGFYPDAERWRVILTFIMLVVSVYGLLADRVTNKKPFAWFFFAIFPFLAFFLLHGGLGLETVPTSKWGGLMLTLIIAGIGILFSLPIGILLALGRRSQLPVVHLLSVIFIEFARGVPLVTILFMSNIMLPLFLPPSFEPDILLRILVGVTLFASAYMAEVIRGGLQALPKGQYEGAMAMGLGYWSMMRLIIMPQALRIAIPGIVNNFISLTQDTTLVAIVGLYDFLGIVRAGSRDSNWIGTEMEGYVFCAFVYWIFCFSMSRYSMRIERKLQTGHRR, encoded by the coding sequence ATGACCGACATGACAGATACCCCCGTCATTCCCGGCAACCGCCCGAGCCTGCCGCCACCGGTCACCGAGGCCGGTGTCATCGGCTGGCTGCGGCACAATCTGTTCGCCAGCTGGTTCGACGCGATCCTCACGGTCGCAGCCATCGCCCTGCTGCTCTATATCATTCCGCCGATGGTGAACTGGCTGTTCCTCAGCGCGGATTGGAGCTTCCTGCCGGCGGTACTCACCGGCGAAAAGGCGCCGCAATTCTTGGACTGCACCTCCGGTGGTGCCTGCTGGATCTTTGTCAGAGCGCGCTTCGGCCAGTTCATCTTTGGCTTCTATCCAGACGCAGAACGTTGGCGCGTGATCCTCACCTTCATCATGCTGGTGGTGTCGGTCTATGGCCTGCTCGCCGACCGCGTGACGAACAAGAAGCCGTTCGCCTGGTTCTTCTTCGCGATCTTTCCGTTCCTCGCCTTTTTCCTGCTGCATGGCGGGCTGGGGCTGGAGACGGTCCCGACCTCGAAATGGGGCGGGCTGATGCTGACGTTGATCATCGCCGGCATTGGTATCCTCTTTTCGCTGCCGATCGGCATCCTGCTGGCGCTGGGGCGGCGCTCGCAATTGCCAGTCGTGCATTTGCTCTCCGTGATCTTCATCGAGTTCGCGCGCGGCGTGCCGCTGGTGACCATCCTGTTCATGTCGAACATCATGCTGCCGCTGTTCCTGCCGCCGAGCTTCGAGCCGGATATCCTGCTGCGCATCCTGGTCGGCGTCACATTGTTCGCGTCGGCCTATATGGCCGAGGTGATCCGCGGTGGTCTGCAGGCCTTGCCCAAGGGGCAGTATGAAGGTGCCATGGCGATGGGCCTCGGCTATTGGTCGATGATGCGCCTCATCATCATGCCGCAGGCCTTGCGCATCGCCATTCCCGGCATCGTCAATAACTTCATCAGCCTGACCCAGGACACGACGCTGGTCGCCATCGTGGGTCTCTATGATTTCCTGGGCATCGTTCGGGCGGGCTCGCGCGACTCCAATTGGATCGGGACGGAGATGGAAGGCTATGTCTTTTGTGCCTTCGTCTATTGGATCTTCTGCTTCTCCATGTCGCGTTATTCGATGCGGATCGAGCGCAAACTTCAAACCGGTCACCGGCGTTAA
- a CDS encoding class I fructose-bisphosphate aldolase: MKTTQKVKKILSHYESDNPGTKANLARILMNGRLGGSGRLVILPVDQGFEHGPARSFAANPAAYDPHYHFDLAIEAGLSAYAAPLGMIEAGADTFAGQIPTILKVNSSNSLATLKDQAITGTVNDALRLGCSAIGFTIYPGSDHAFDMMEEIREMSEEAKAAGLAVVIWSYPRGDTVSKDGETAMDICAYAAHMAALLGAHIIKVKPPTAFLDQAEAKKVYEKEKIDIETMAARIRHVTQACFNGKRIVVFSGGASKGLDGLYNEIRGIRDGGGNGSIIGRNTFQRPREEALQMLDTIIKIYQGKE, encoded by the coding sequence ATGAAAACGACGCAAAAAGTAAAGAAAATCCTTTCTCATTACGAATCCGACAATCCGGGTACCAAGGCCAATCTGGCCCGAATCCTGATGAACGGTCGCCTCGGCGGCTCGGGCCGGCTGGTCATTCTGCCGGTCGACCAGGGTTTCGAGCATGGCCCGGCCCGCAGCTTCGCCGCCAACCCGGCCGCCTATGACCCCCATTACCATTTCGATCTGGCGATCGAAGCCGGTCTCTCGGCCTATGCGGCACCCCTCGGCATGATCGAAGCCGGCGCCGACACCTTCGCCGGCCAGATCCCGACCATCCTCAAGGTCAACAGCTCGAACAGCCTGGCAACGCTCAAGGACCAGGCCATTACCGGCACGGTCAATGACGCGCTGCGCCTGGGCTGCTCGGCCATCGGCTTCACCATCTATCCGGGCTCCGATCATGCTTTCGACATGATGGAAGAAATCCGCGAGATGTCGGAAGAAGCCAAGGCGGCGGGCCTTGCGGTTGTGATCTGGTCCTATCCGCGCGGCGACACCGTCAGCAAGGACGGCGAGACCGCGATGGATATCTGCGCCTACGCCGCACACATGGCCGCCCTTCTCGGCGCTCACATCATCAAAGTGAAGCCGCCGACCGCCTTCCTCGATCAAGCAGAAGCCAAGAAGGTCTACGAGAAGGAGAAGATCGACATCGAAACGATGGCGGCCCGTATCCGCCATGTGACCCAGGCCTGCTTCAACGGCAAGCGCATCGTGGTCTTCTCGGGTGGCGCCTCGAAGGGGCTCGACGGCCTTTACAACGAAATCCGTGGCATCCGCGATGGCGGTGGCAACGGCTCGATCATTGGCCGCAACACCTTCCAGCGCCCGCGCGAAGAAGCGCTGCAGATGCTCGACACCATCATCAAGATCTATCAAGGCAAGGAATAA
- a CDS encoding amino acid ABC transporter ATP-binding protein codes for MISLAGVNKWYGQFHVLKDIDLTVMKGERIVICGPSGSGKSTLIRCINRLEEHQRGKIVVDGIELTHDLKNIEKVRREVGMVFQHFNLFPHLTVLDNLTLAPIWVKKVPKKEAEEVAMHYLKRVKIPEQAGKFPGQLSGGQQQRVAIARSLCMSPKVMLFDEPTSALDPEMIKEVLDVMIELARSGMTMICVTHEMGFARTVANRVIFMDKGEIIEQNEPEEFFNHPKSERTKLFLSQILHH; via the coding sequence ATGATCAGCCTTGCCGGCGTGAACAAATGGTATGGCCAGTTTCATGTCCTGAAGGACATCGACCTGACTGTCATGAAGGGCGAGCGCATCGTCATCTGCGGGCCGTCGGGATCTGGCAAGTCAACGCTCATTCGCTGCATCAACCGCCTCGAAGAACATCAGCGCGGGAAGATCGTCGTCGATGGTATTGAACTGACCCACGACTTGAAGAACATCGAGAAGGTGCGGCGCGAAGTCGGCATGGTGTTCCAGCACTTCAACCTGTTCCCGCATTTGACCGTGCTCGACAATCTGACGCTGGCGCCGATCTGGGTGAAGAAGGTGCCGAAGAAGGAAGCGGAGGAGGTGGCGATGCACTACCTCAAGCGCGTCAAGATTCCGGAGCAGGCCGGCAAGTTCCCGGGCCAGCTGTCGGGCGGCCAGCAGCAGCGCGTCGCGATCGCCCGGTCGCTGTGCATGAGCCCCAAGGTCATGCTGTTCGACGAGCCGACCTCGGCGCTGGATCCGGAAATGATCAAGGAAGTGCTCGACGTGATGATCGAACTTGCGCGCTCGGGCATGACGATGATCTGCGTCACCCACGAGATGGGCTTCGCCCGTACGGTCGCCAACCGCGTCATCTTCATGGATAAGGGCGAGATCATCGAGCAGAACGAGCCGGAAGAATTCTTCAACCATCCGAAATCGGAACGGACGAAGCTTTTCCTAAGTCAGATCCTGCACCACTAA
- a CDS encoding WD40/YVTN/BNR-like repeat-containing protein produces MGRKLAIASRKGLIFYTADGEDWRYEGVRFRGTPISMVMQDPRDGSIYAALDYGHFGPKLQRSDDQGITWTEVATPAFPKADATDAAGALAVLNIWALEPAGSDMPGTIFAGTVPAGIFRSDDKGMSWVLNKPFMALPQRSEWGGAGNDTPALSSIAIHPGDSRRMAVSISAGGVWQTADGGKSWRNTSKGLWAAYMPPDQRENPNVQDVHQMRRSPSAPDRLYIQHHNAVFTSEDGGETWREISKAFGFAVAVHPTDPLTAWFVPGEKDEYRLPEDETLCVAKTSDGGKTFRRLTKGLPPKPAFDLVLRHALDVDRSGHRLAFASTTGNLWISSDAGEGWRLLSGNLPPVYCVRLFE; encoded by the coding sequence ATGGGACGAAAGCTGGCGATCGCCTCGCGCAAGGGCCTGATCTTCTACACCGCCGACGGCGAGGATTGGCGCTATGAAGGCGTTCGTTTCCGCGGCACGCCGATCAGCATGGTCATGCAGGACCCGCGCGACGGCAGCATCTATGCAGCGCTCGATTACGGGCATTTCGGTCCGAAGCTGCAGCGCTCCGACGATCAAGGGATCACCTGGACGGAAGTTGCCACACCCGCTTTTCCCAAGGCCGATGCGACGGACGCGGCAGGGGCGTTGGCCGTGCTCAACATCTGGGCGCTGGAACCGGCCGGCAGCGACATGCCGGGGACGATCTTCGCCGGCACGGTCCCGGCTGGCATCTTCCGCTCCGACGACAAGGGGATGAGCTGGGTATTGAACAAACCTTTCATGGCTCTGCCGCAGCGTTCCGAATGGGGCGGTGCCGGCAACGACACGCCGGCGCTCAGTTCAATCGCCATTCATCCCGGCGACAGCCGCCGCATGGCAGTCTCGATTTCGGCCGGCGGCGTCTGGCAGACGGCGGACGGCGGCAAGTCATGGCGAAACACGTCGAAAGGGCTGTGGGCCGCCTATATGCCCCCGGACCAGCGGGAGAATCCGAACGTGCAGGACGTGCACCAGATGCGTCGCTCGCCATCGGCGCCGGATCGGCTCTACATCCAGCATCACAACGCCGTCTTCACGTCGGAGGACGGTGGGGAGACGTGGCGCGAGATTTCCAAGGCGTTCGGCTTTGCGGTCGCGGTTCATCCCACCGACCCGCTGACGGCCTGGTTCGTGCCGGGCGAAAAGGACGAGTATCGTCTGCCGGAGGACGAGACGTTGTGTGTCGCCAAGACGAGCGATGGCGGCAAGACGTTTCGCCGTCTGACCAAGGGGCTGCCGCCAAAGCCGGCCTTCGACCTGGTTTTACGCCATGCCCTGGACGTGGACCGCAGCGGCCATCGGCTCGCTTTCGCCTCGACTACCGGCAATCTGTGGATAAGTTCGGACGCGGGGGAGGGCTGGCGGCTCCTCTCCGGCAACTTGCCGCCAGTCTATTGCGTGCGGCTTTTTGAATAA
- the metC gene encoding cystathionine beta-lyase, whose amino-acid sequence MKRRDRTLITHAGNNPRANKGIVNPPVYHASTVLFDSVADMHARGRDKFNNVYYGRYGTPTTFALEEAVAALEEADKAVAIPSGLGAITGALFTFLSQGDHVLMVDSVYEPSRFLCDTQLKRFGIETTYYDPTIGAGIADLIQPNTKVVYLESPGSHTFEIQDVPAIAAAAHAKGCVVVMDNTWASPLYFKPFRHGVDIVIHAATKYMVGHSDVMMGMITMREEFYSRVKTQVHGMGFAVGGDDCYLALRGLRTLSARLAQHQESALTLAKWLQGRPEVERVLHPALTDHPQHKLWKRDFLGSSGLFGVVLKPATDERIHAMIDGMELFGLGFSWGGYESLMVPSSLKTARTATKWTAGPTIRIHAGLEDPQDLIEDLARGLDRLRGN is encoded by the coding sequence ATGAAACGGCGCGACAGAACGTTAATTACACATGCAGGCAACAACCCGCGGGCCAATAAGGGGATCGTTAACCCCCCGGTCTATCATGCCTCGACTGTCCTCTTTGACAGCGTTGCCGACATGCATGCCCGCGGCCGGGACAAGTTCAACAACGTCTATTATGGCCGCTATGGCACACCGACAACCTTCGCCCTCGAGGAGGCCGTCGCGGCCTTGGAAGAGGCCGACAAAGCCGTCGCAATCCCGTCTGGCCTCGGCGCCATCACAGGTGCGCTTTTCACCTTCTTGAGCCAGGGCGATCATGTGCTGATGGTCGACAGCGTCTACGAACCGTCGCGTTTTCTTTGTGATACGCAGTTGAAGCGGTTTGGGATTGAAACGACCTATTACGACCCGACGATCGGCGCTGGCATCGCCGACCTCATCCAACCCAATACTAAAGTCGTATATCTGGAGAGCCCCGGCTCCCACACCTTCGAGATCCAGGATGTCCCGGCCATCGCCGCCGCGGCCCATGCCAAGGGCTGTGTCGTTGTCATGGACAACACCTGGGCAAGCCCGCTCTACTTCAAGCCCTTCCGCCACGGTGTCGACATCGTCATCCATGCCGCGACCAAATACATGGTCGGCCATTCGGACGTCATGATGGGCATGATCACCATGCGCGAAGAATTCTATAGCCGCGTGAAAACCCAGGTGCATGGCATGGGCTTCGCTGTGGGCGGCGACGATTGTTATCTGGCCCTGCGTGGCCTGCGCACGCTCTCGGCCCGATTGGCACAGCATCAGGAGAGCGCGCTCACTTTGGCGAAGTGGCTGCAGGGTCGCCCCGAAGTCGAGCGCGTGTTGCACCCCGCCCTCACCGACCATCCCCAGCACAAGCTGTGGAAGCGCGATTTTCTGGGCTCCAGCGGGCTTTTCGGCGTGGTGCTGAAGCCAGCCACCGATGAGCGCATTCACGCCATGATCGATGGCATGGAATTGTTCGGCCTCGGCTTCTCCTGGGGCGGCTATGAAAGCCTGATGGTGCCGTCATCTCTGAAGACCGCGCGGACCGCGACCAAATGGACGGCGGGCCCGACCATACGCATCCACGCCGGTCTTGAAGATCCGCAGGATCTTATCGAGGACTTGGCGCGGGGTCTTGATCGGCTCAGGGGTAACTAA
- the rpsD gene encoding 30S ribosomal protein S4 yields MSKRIEAKHKIDRRLGVNLWGRPKSPVNDREYGPGQHGQRRKKPTDYGIQLMAKQRLKGYYGSIGERQFRKLYQEAVRRRGDTSENLIGLLERRLETVVYRAKFVPTVFAARQFVNHGHVLVNGKRVNIGSYKLSDGDVVEVRERAKQLTLVVGAAQSQERDTPDYLEVDHKKMTAKFVRVPALGDVPYPVSMEPHLVVEYYSR; encoded by the coding sequence ATGTCGAAGCGTATTGAAGCCAAGCACAAAATCGACCGCCGTTTGGGCGTGAACCTCTGGGGTCGCCCGAAGAGCCCGGTCAATGACCGCGAGTACGGCCCGGGCCAGCACGGCCAGCGCCGCAAGAAGCCGACCGATTACGGCATCCAGTTGATGGCGAAGCAGCGCCTGAAGGGCTATTACGGCTCGATCGGCGAGCGCCAGTTCCGCAAGCTCTATCAGGAAGCCGTGCGCCGTCGTGGCGACACTTCCGAGAACTTGATCGGCCTCCTGGAGCGCCGTCTCGAGACGGTCGTCTATCGCGCCAAGTTCGTCCCGACCGTTTTCGCCGCCCGCCAGTTCGTCAACCACGGCCATGTCCTGGTGAACGGCAAGCGCGTCAACATCGGCTCCTACAAGCTTTCCGACGGCGACGTGGTTGAAGTCCGTGAGCGCGCCAAGCAGCTGACCCTGGTGGTCGGTGCGGCGCAGTCGCAAGAGCGCGACACGCCGGATTACCTCGAAGTCGACCACAAGAAGATGACCGCCAAGTTCGTGCGCGTCCCGGCCCTCGGCGACGTGCCGTACCCGGTCAGCATGGAACCGCATCTGGTCGTCGAATACTACTCGCGCTAA
- a CDS encoding thiamine phosphate synthase: protein MSAFADLLEKTIAAADIACLRIAGDDAARISTIAKPLLPLAQDQGVAVLFDDADLALKLRGDGVHLADPMLLTKARRTVGSDAIVGVACPLERHAAMEAGEAGADYVQFQPGTASDDLDLIAWWTEMMTVPSVVAGKFSQESARAFVAAGADFLAPDPSIWATPDAVAAIAALLS, encoded by the coding sequence GTGAGCGCGTTTGCCGATCTGCTTGAGAAAACCATTGCCGCCGCCGATATCGCCTGCCTGCGGATCGCCGGGGACGATGCAGCACGCATTTCGACGATTGCAAAGCCGTTGCTGCCGCTGGCCCAGGATCAGGGCGTCGCCGTCCTGTTCGATGATGCCGATCTGGCCCTGAAGCTACGCGGCGATGGCGTTCATCTCGCCGACCCTATGCTCCTCACCAAGGCGCGCCGCACCGTCGGCAGTGATGCCATCGTCGGCGTTGCCTGCCCCTTGGAACGCCACGCAGCGATGGAAGCCGGTGAAGCCGGTGCCGATTACGTTCAGTTCCAGCCCGGTACCGCGTCGGACGATCTCGACCTCATCGCCTGGTGGACCGAAATGATGACGGTCCCCAGTGTCGTTGCCGGCAAGTTCAGCCAGGAAAGCGCCCGGGCGTTCGTCGCGGCCGGCGCCGATTTCCTGGCACCCGATCCATCGATCTGGGCGACACCCGACGCCGTTGCTGCGATCGCCGCGCTGCTCTCTTAG
- a CDS encoding amino acid ABC transporter permease, which yields MASAKTAATAGVAANTLSQGKPPFWRDERVRGIIAQVVVVLLLVAMFAFLIYNFLEKQSKASGPAISFDFLTNIAGFQLSFSIINVTLDSQIGHMILAGMINTLLAAAIAAFFATILGLVVGVARLSKNWLISRIAATYIEIIRNIPLLLQLVFWFGAMIAMLPLVKESVTLGDVIFLNKKGLFLPKPIFEGSIIIFLISIGLAIGIAGVISRWAHRRQIATGQQFPVISVNTALIVLLPLLTYVIVDPVLWEVPQKGGFNFKGGLTVQPEMTALIIGLAISTSAYIAEIVRAGIIAVSHGQTEAALALGLKQSWTLRLVILPQALRVIIPPLISQYLNVVKNSTLAGFIGYADLFAVIGTSQNQTGRAIECIIILMGFYLAVSLIISSIMNVYNKRAALVER from the coding sequence ATGGCGTCAGCAAAAACAGCGGCTACCGCAGGTGTCGCTGCGAATACTCTTTCTCAAGGCAAACCGCCCTTCTGGCGCGACGAACGCGTGCGCGGGATCATCGCGCAGGTCGTCGTCGTGCTGTTGCTCGTCGCGATGTTCGCCTTCCTGATCTACAACTTCCTCGAGAAGCAGTCGAAAGCGTCCGGCCCTGCCATCAGCTTCGACTTCCTCACCAACATCGCCGGCTTCCAGCTCAGCTTTTCGATCATCAATGTGACGCTCGATTCCCAGATCGGCCACATGATCCTGGCCGGCATGATCAACACGTTGCTGGCGGCGGCCATAGCGGCGTTCTTTGCAACCATCCTTGGTCTGGTCGTCGGCGTGGCGCGCCTGTCCAAGAACTGGCTCATCTCGCGAATTGCTGCCACCTATATCGAGATCATCCGCAACATCCCGTTGTTGTTGCAGCTCGTCTTCTGGTTCGGCGCGATGATCGCAATGCTGCCGCTGGTCAAGGAGAGCGTCACGCTGGGCGATGTGATCTTCCTGAACAAGAAAGGCCTTTTCCTGCCGAAGCCGATCTTTGAAGGCAGCATCATCATATTCCTCATCTCCATCGGGCTCGCGATCGGCATTGCCGGTGTCATTTCGCGCTGGGCGCACCGCCGGCAGATCGCGACCGGCCAACAGTTTCCGGTGATCTCGGTCAATACCGCGCTGATCGTCCTGCTGCCGCTCCTGACCTATGTGATCGTCGATCCGGTGCTGTGGGAGGTTCCGCAGAAGGGTGGCTTCAACTTCAAGGGCGGCCTTACCGTTCAGCCGGAAATGACGGCCTTGATCATCGGCCTCGCCATCAGCACCTCCGCCTATATCGCTGAAATCGTGCGTGCCGGTATCATCGCAGTGAGCCACGGTCAGACGGAGGCCGCGCTGGCCCTCGGCCTCAAGCAGAGCTGGACGTTGCGTCTGGTGATCCTGCCGCAAGCGCTACGGGTCATTATTCCGCCGCTTATCAGCCAGTACCTCAATGTGGTCAAAAACTCGACCCTGGCAGGCTTCATCGGCTACGCCGATCTCTTTGCCGTCATTGGCACGTCGCAAAACCAGACCGGCCGGGCCATTGAATGCATCATCATCCTGATGGGCTTCTATCTGGCGGTCAGCCTGATCATTTCGTCGATCATGAACGTCTATAACAAGCGCGCTGCGCTGGTTGAACGGTGA
- a CDS encoding amino acid ABC transporter substrate-binding protein yields MNHMKYAVATVALLAGMATAAQAGTLDDVKARGKLLCGVTTGLAGFGAPNDKGEWAGLDIDLCKGVAAAVFGDASKVEYKPLSAEQRFTALQSGEVDMLARNSTWTLSRDSQLALDFVTVNYYDGQGFMVHKDLGVKSALELKGATVCVQEGTTTEKNMGDFDKANGLGFQPVKFKENDQARSAYDEGRCDAYTTDASGLAGERTALKDPANNIILPEIISKEPLGPVVRHGDNNWGDIVRWTHFATLVAEEKGITQGNVDEVKKANGTDNANADAEVQRLLGVSDKMGEGLGLSNDWAYNIIKAVGNYGEIFDRNIGPKTPIGLERGLNALWNKGGLQYAAPVR; encoded by the coding sequence ATGAACCACATGAAATATGCCGTCGCGACTGTCGCTCTGCTGGCTGGGATGGCCACGGCGGCGCAGGCCGGTACGCTCGATGACGTCAAAGCGCGCGGCAAGCTGCTGTGCGGCGTGACCACGGGCCTCGCCGGTTTCGGCGCGCCGAACGACAAGGGCGAATGGGCCGGCCTCGATATCGACCTCTGCAAGGGCGTTGCCGCCGCCGTGTTCGGCGATGCGAGCAAGGTCGAGTACAAGCCGCTGTCGGCCGAACAGCGCTTCACCGCGCTGCAATCGGGCGAAGTGGACATGCTCGCGCGTAACTCCACCTGGACCCTGTCGCGCGACAGCCAGCTGGCGCTCGATTTCGTCACCGTCAACTACTATGACGGCCAGGGCTTCATGGTGCACAAGGATCTCGGCGTGAAGAGCGCCTTGGAGCTGAAGGGCGCCACCGTCTGCGTGCAGGAAGGCACGACGACGGAAAAGAACATGGGCGATTTCGATAAGGCCAACGGACTTGGCTTCCAGCCCGTGAAGTTCAAGGAAAACGACCAGGCTCGTTCCGCCTATGACGAAGGCCGTTGCGATGCCTACACCACCGATGCTTCGGGCCTGGCCGGTGAGCGCACCGCGCTCAAAGATCCGGCCAACAACATCATCCTGCCGGAGATCATCTCCAAGGAGCCGCTGGGTCCCGTCGTTCGCCATGGCGACAACAACTGGGGCGACATCGTCCGCTGGACCCATTTCGCGACGCTCGTCGCCGAAGAAAAGGGCATCACCCAGGGCAATGTCGACGAAGTGAAGAAGGCAAACGGCACCGACAACGCCAATGCCGACGCCGAAGTACAGCGTCTGCTCGGCGTCTCCGACAAGATGGGCGAGGGCCTCGGCCTCTCGAACGACTGGGCCTACAACATTATCAAGGCCGTCGGCAATTACGGCGAGATCTTTGACCGCAACATCGGCCCGAAGACTCCGATCGGGCTTGAGCGTGGCCTCAATGCCCTGTGGAACAAGGGCGGCCTGCAGTACGCGGCACCCGTTCGCTAA
- a CDS encoding group III truncated hemoglobin — protein MMSTSAPSGHPAIPTEGQIEDLVATFYARIRRDAELGPIFTRVIGDDWAPHLKTMCSFWSSVMLTSGRYKGRPIPAHIKITEIEPQHFARWLKLFAKTAHDLFEAPLAEAFIERAQRIAESFKLAFAFHAKDPTVWVPNMPPLVQP, from the coding sequence ATGATGTCGACCTCCGCCCCGTCGGGCCACCCTGCCATTCCCACGGAAGGCCAGATCGAAGATCTGGTCGCAACCTTCTACGCCCGTATCCGGCGAGATGCCGAACTCGGCCCCATTTTCACCCGCGTGATCGGTGACGACTGGGCCCCACATCTCAAGACCATGTGCAGCTTCTGGTCGTCGGTCATGCTGACCTCGGGCCGCTACAAGGGCCGGCCGATTCCCGCTCATATCAAGATCACCGAAATCGAACCGCAACATTTTGCGCGCTGGCTGAAACTGTTCGCAAAGACCGCCCACGATCTTTTTGAAGCACCGCTGGCGGAGGCGTTCATCGAGCGCGCGCAGCGGATCGCCGAGAGCTTCAAGCTGGCCTTCGCGTTCCACGCCAAGGACCCCACCGTCTGGGTCCCCAACATGCCGCCCCTGGTCCAGCCGTGA